A portion of the Zootoca vivipara chromosome 6, rZooViv1.1, whole genome shotgun sequence genome contains these proteins:
- the LOC118087727 gene encoding cytochrome b-c1 complex subunit Rieske, mitochondrial has product MLSVAARSGPLAPYLSAAAHAVPGPLKPLAAGLAPAASKLPLDPKQPLLCRESLRGQAARGGLVATASLNAPASIRYVHNDVTVPDFSDYRRHDVTDAAKSSQESSESRKVFSYFMTATTCVATAYAAKNVVTQFVTSMSASADVLALSKIEIKLTDIPEGKNMTFKWRGKPLFVRHRTAKEIEQEAAVSLTDLRDPQHDLDRVKKPEWVVLIGVCTHLGCVPIANAGEFGGYYCPCHGSHYDASGRIRKGPAPLNLEVPYYEFPSEDLLIVG; this is encoded by the exons ATGTTGTCCGTGGCCGCCCGCTCCGGCCCGTTGGCCCCTTACCTCTCGGCCGCCGCGCACGCCGTCCCGGGCCCGCTGAAGCCCTTGGCGGCCGGGTTGGCTCCGGCGGCCTCGAAGCTGCCGCTGGACCCGAAGCAGCCTCTGCTCTGCCGGGAGTCGCTGCGAGGCCAGGCCGCCCGTGGGGGACTCGTCGCCACCGCCAGCCTCAATG CTCCTGCTAGCATCCGTTATGTCCACAATGATGTCACTGTGCCTGACTTCTCCGACTACCGTCGTCATGATGTAACAGATGCTGCAAAATCATCCCAAGAGAGCAGTGAATCCAGGAAAGTCTTCTCCTACTTTATGACAGCAACAACCTGTGTGGCGACAGCATATGCTGCTAAGAATGTTGTCACTCAGTTCGTCACCAGCATGAGTGCTTCTGCTGATGTGTTGGCATTGTCGAAGATTGAGATCAAGCTCACCGATATTCCTGAAGGCAAGAATATGACTTTCAAGTGGAGAGGGAAGCCTCTCTTCGTGCGTCACAGAACCGCAAAAGAGATTGAGCAAGAAGCTGCAGTATCTTTGACTGATTTAAGAGACCCCCAGCATGATTTAGACCGAGTAAAGAAACCTGAATGGGTTGTCCTGATTGGTGTTTGCACCCATCTTGGCTGTGTACCCATTGCAAATGCTGGGGAGTTTGGTGGCTATTATTGCCCCTGCCATGGGTCGCATTACGATGCGTCTGGCAGAATCCGCAAAGGTCCAGCTCCATTAAATCTCGAGGTTCCCTACTATGAATTCCCTTCGGAAGATTTACTCATTGTGGGTTAA